A genomic region of Fusarium oxysporum Fo47 chromosome VI, complete sequence contains the following coding sequences:
- a CDS encoding 50S ribosomal protein L30e-like protein gives MPPKSGKKVAPAPFPQGKAGKKAAKNPLLEKRPRNFGIGQDIQPKRNVSRMVKWPEYVRLQRQKKILQMRLKVPPALAQFQHVLDRNTAAQAFKLLNKYRPETKAEKKERLLQEATAVKEGKKKEDVSKKPYTVKYGLNHVVGLIENKKASLVLIPNDVEPIELVVFLPSLCKKMGIPYAIVKGKARLGTVVHKKTAAVLAVTEVRSEDKNELSKLISAVKDGYLEKHDQARRQWGGGIMGPKAQMKIIKKQKALEAATKI, from the exons ATG CCTCCCAAGTCCGGCAAGAAGGTCGCTCCCGCCCCTTTCCCTCAGGGTaaggctggcaagaaggcCGCCAAG AACcctcttctcgagaagcgACCCCGCAACTTCGGCATTGGCCAGGACATCCAGCCCAAGCGAAATGTCTCTCGCATGGTCAAGTGGCCCGAGTATGTTCGCCTCCAGCGACAGAAGAAGATCCTTCAGATGCGCCTCAAGGTTCCCCCGGCTCTCGCTCAGTTCCAGCACGTCCTCGACCGCAACACTGCTGCCCAGGccttcaagctcctcaacaAGTACCGACCTgagaccaaggccgagaagaaggagcgTCTCCTCCAGGAGGCTACCGCCGTCAAGGAgggtaagaagaaggaggatgttTCCAAGAAGCCCTACACTGTCAAGTACGGTCTCAACCACGTTGTTGGCCTGattgagaacaagaaggccTCTCTCGTCCTCATCCCTAACGATGTCGAGCCCATTGAGCTCGTCGTcttccttccttctctttgcaAGAAGATGGGTATCCCTTACGCCATtgtcaagggcaaggccCGTCTCGGAACGGTCGTCCACAAGAAG ACCGCCGCTGTCCTCGCCGTCACCGAGGTCCGCTCCGAGGACAAGAACGAgctctccaagctcatctcCGCTGTCAAGGACGGTTACCTTGAGAAGCACGACCAGGCCCGCCGACAATGGGGTGGTGGTATCATGGGCCCCAAGGCTCAGATgaagatcatcaagaagcagaaggcTCTTGAGGCTGCTACCAAGATCTAA
- a CDS encoding tubulin-tyrosine ligase, which yields MPLTHSPLPLTSAPFNFTTCDSLAHTHTHVFYINDLNNPKHYSMETLQETARVVTSKPVQRAVVNTVLLVSTAATLFCTAAIASLLFFQNFLPHEVVTLPLHLQYGSGINPYGIASLQTPPMKTQQEYDVSLILAMPRSNPNVERGNFMITLHMVDSQADAGLHAAAERHASLHQGLEGANVLFTSRRPALFPYMDPLVSVASRVLFLLYHLFTPGSSTNSMIIPLAERVLFSKASDLPKSAYVEVEAGQTIQIYHAYLQLTAQLRGLRWMMVHYRISTFIALTLVFWAFEVIFMGVAWGLWSVTLGSPPGDADDKTRKLEAERYEYEDEDTDRVETFPTYRRQQPLKYEPEIKPEADPEQPLSEIPRAGADADDEDEGSFDDDDDDVQQKDSGIGTSYSEEGISSIRRRTSRNKL from the exons ATGccactcactcactcaccaCTCCCTTTGACCTCTGCTCCCTTCAATTTCACAACCTGTGACTCCCTAGCTCATACTCATACCCATGTCTTCTATATCAATGACCTGAATAATCCGAAGCATTATAGCATG GAAACCCTACAAGAAACCGCCCGTGTTGTCACGTCTAAACCTGTTCAGCGAGCTGTCGTTAACACCGTACTCCTCGTATCGACAGCAGCAACCCTCTTTTGCACGGCTGCCATTGCTTCATTGCTCTTTTTCCAGAATTTCCTTCCTCACGAGGTCGTAACTTTGCCATTGCATCTCCAATATGG CTCTGGCATCAACCCGTATGGAATCGCCTCCCTTCAAACGCCACCAATGAAGACGCAGCAAGAGTACGATGTGTCGTTGATTTTAGCAATGCCTCGCTCGAATCCAAACGTGGAGCGCGGCAACTTCATGATTACCCTGCACATGGTCGACTCGCAAGCTGACGCTGGGTTGCATGCTGCGGCGGAACGTCACGCATCGCTACACCAAGGATTGGAAGGGGCCAATGTACTATTCACTTCACGCAGGCCTGCTTTATTTCCTTACATGGACCCGTTGGTATCGGTTGCGTCTCGCGTGCTGTTTCTGCTTTACCATTTATTCACACCAGGTTCAAGCACGAACTCGATGATCATCCCGTTGGCCGAGCGAGTCTTGTTCTCAAAAGCCTCGGATCTCCCAAAGTCAGCGTATGTGGAGGTAGAAGCGGGCCAGACCATCCAGATTTACCATGCCTACCTTCAGCTTACAGCTCAGCTTCGTGGTCTCCGGTGGATGATGGTTCACTATCGCATCTCGACATTCATCGCCTTGACCCTTGTGTTTTGGGCTTTTGAAGTTATCTTTATGGGTGTCGCCTGGGGACTTTGGAGTGTGACTTTAGGGTCACCGCCTGGAGATGCCGATGACAAGACCAGGAAACTTGAGGCAGAACGATATGAgtatgaagatgaggacaCAGATCGCGTAGAGACCTTTCCAACATATAGAAGACAGCAACCCCTCAAGTACGAGCCCGAAATCAAACCAGAGGCGGACCCTGAACAGCCTTTATCAGAAATTCCTCGAGCAGGAGCCGACGctgatgacgaagatgagggaagttttgacgatgacgacgacgatgtgCAACAAAAGGATTCGGGTATCGGAACGAGTTATAGTGAGGAGGGAATTTCAAGCATTCGAAGGCGAACGTCACGTAATAAATTGTAG
- a CDS encoding Ran GTPase-binding protein NTF2, whose translation MAGNFEEVAKQFVEFYYNTFDSDRKGLAALYRDNSMLTFESASVLGTQAITEKLAGLPFEKVKHQVSTLDAQPSNDQGGVIILITGALLVDEEQRPMNFSQSFQLARDANGQYFVYNDIFKLVFG comes from the exons ATGGCCGGAA ACTTTGAGGAAGTTGCCA AACAGTTTGTTGAGTTCTACTACAACACCTTCGACAGTGATCGCAAGGGTCTTGCTGCTCTCTAC CGAGACAACTCTATGCTGACTTTCGAGTCTGCTTCTGTCCTCGGCACCCAGGCTATTACCGAGAAGCTTGCT GGCCTCCCctttgagaaggtcaagcaCCAAGTCTCTACCCTCGATGCCCAGCCCTCCAACGACCAGGGCGGTGTCATTATCCTCATTACCGGTGCTCTCCTT GTCGATGAGGAGCAGCGCCCCATGAACTTCAGCCAGTCCTTCCAGCTCGCCCGCGATGCGAATGGCCAGTACTTCGTCTACAacgacatcttcaagcttgtcTTCGGTTAA